Proteins encoded within one genomic window of Oryza brachyantha chromosome 7, ObraRS2, whole genome shotgun sequence:
- the LOC102714206 gene encoding alcohol dehydrogenase-like 2 isoform X1 → MEQMNTAAAKPIRCRAAVSRVAGQPLVMEEVEVAPPRAHEVRIKILCTSICHTDITFWRMEGIHPSIFGHEAVGVVESVGEHVQEVSAGDMVVPVFTAQCSECPDCLSDRSNLCSKLPNLPGGMPRDGTTRFSSASTGDPIRHFIGVSSFTEYTVVDVTHVVRLPAAFPPAMACLLSCGVSTGVGAAWKVAAVEPGSSVAVFGLGAVGLAVAQGARMRGAKRIIGVDLNADKFEIGKRLGITDFVNPNDTGGKTVSEVIKEMTGGDGADYCFECIGSASVMAEAFQSSRMGWGKTILLGVVSNAAPIAIPPRDILRGRSVVGSLFGGIKPKNDIPMLAQKYLHKELELEEFVTHQMGFDEINGALELLTQGKSLRCIIWMDGARENGRAT, encoded by the exons ATGGAGCAGATGAACACTGCTGCTGCAAAGCCCATCAGATGCAGAG CGGCGGTGAGCAGGGTGGCCGGGCAGCCGCTGGtgatggaggaggtggaggtggcgccgccgcgggcgcaCGAGGTCCGCATCAAGATCCTCTGCACCTCCATCTGCCATACGGACATCACCTTCTGGCGCATG GAAGGCATTCATCCGTCCATCTTTGGTCATGAAGCAGTCGG CGTTGTAGAGAGCGTGGGGGAGCACGTGCAGGAGGTGTCCGCGGGCGACATGGTGGTGCCGGTGTTCACGGCGCAGTGCAGCGAGTGCCCCGACTGCCTCTCCGACCGCAGCAACCTCTGCTCCAAGCTGCCCAACCTCCCCGGCGGCATGCCGCGCGACGGCACGACGCgcttctcctccgcctccaccggcGACCCCATCCGCCACTTCATCGGAGTCTCCAGCTTCACCGAGTACACCGTCGTCGACGTCACCCACGTCGTCAGGCTCCCCGCCGCCTTCCCGCCGGCGATGGCCTGCCTCCTCAGCTGCGGCGTCTCCACCG GTGTTGGCGCGGCGTggaaggtggcggcggtggagcccGGCTCGAGTGTCGCGGTGTTCGGACTGGGCGCCGTGGGGTTAGCG GTTGCTCAAGGGGCCAGGATGCGTGGGGCTAAGAGGATTATTGGCGTGGACCTGAACGCCGACAAGTTCGAGATTG GGAAGAGGTTGGGCATCACCGACTTCGTCAATCCGAATGATACCGGCGGGAAGACCGTCAGCGAG GTCATCAAGGagatgaccggcggcgacggcgccgactACTGCTTCGAGTGCATCGGCTCGGCCTCGGTCATGGCGGAGGCCTTCCAAAGCTCGCGAATG GGGTGGGGGAAGACGATCCTGCTCGGCGTGGTCAGCAACGCGGCGCCGATCGCCATACCGCCGCGCGACATCCTCCGGGGAAGATCGGTCGTCGGCTCGCTCTTCGGCGGGATCAAACCCAAGAACGACATCCCGATGCTGGCCCAGAAGTACCTGCACAAG gagctggagctggaggagTTCGTGACGCACCAGATGGGGTTCGACGAGATCAACGGGGCGTTGGAGCTGCTCACGCAGGGGAAGAGCCTCCGGTGCATCATCTGGATGGACGGCGCGAGGGAGAACGGGCGTGCGACGTGA
- the LOC102714206 gene encoding alcohol dehydrogenase-like 2 isoform X2: MQSGGEQGGRAAAGDGGGGGGAAAGARGPHQDPLHLHLPYGHHLLAHGIHPSIFGHEAVGVVESVGEHVQEVSAGDMVVPVFTAQCSECPDCLSDRSNLCSKLPNLPGGMPRDGTTRFSSASTGDPIRHFIGVSSFTEYTVVDVTHVVRLPAAFPPAMACLLSCGVSTGVGAAWKVAAVEPGSSVAVFGLGAVGLAVAQGARMRGAKRIIGVDLNADKFEIGKRLGITDFVNPNDTGGKTVSEVIKEMTGGDGADYCFECIGSASVMAEAFQSSRMGWGKTILLGVVSNAAPIAIPPRDILRGRSVVGSLFGGIKPKNDIPMLAQKYLHKELELEEFVTHQMGFDEINGALELLTQGKSLRCIIWMDGARENGRAT; this comes from the exons ATGCAGAG CGGCGGTGAGCAGGGTGGCCGGGCAGCCGCTGGtgatggaggaggtggaggtggcgccgccgcgggcgcaCGAGGTCCGCATCAAGATCCTCTGCACCTCCATCTGCCATACGGACATCACCTTCTGGCGCATG GCATTCATCCGTCCATCTTTGGTCATGAAGCAGTCGG CGTTGTAGAGAGCGTGGGGGAGCACGTGCAGGAGGTGTCCGCGGGCGACATGGTGGTGCCGGTGTTCACGGCGCAGTGCAGCGAGTGCCCCGACTGCCTCTCCGACCGCAGCAACCTCTGCTCCAAGCTGCCCAACCTCCCCGGCGGCATGCCGCGCGACGGCACGACGCgcttctcctccgcctccaccggcGACCCCATCCGCCACTTCATCGGAGTCTCCAGCTTCACCGAGTACACCGTCGTCGACGTCACCCACGTCGTCAGGCTCCCCGCCGCCTTCCCGCCGGCGATGGCCTGCCTCCTCAGCTGCGGCGTCTCCACCG GTGTTGGCGCGGCGTggaaggtggcggcggtggagcccGGCTCGAGTGTCGCGGTGTTCGGACTGGGCGCCGTGGGGTTAGCG GTTGCTCAAGGGGCCAGGATGCGTGGGGCTAAGAGGATTATTGGCGTGGACCTGAACGCCGACAAGTTCGAGATTG GGAAGAGGTTGGGCATCACCGACTTCGTCAATCCGAATGATACCGGCGGGAAGACCGTCAGCGAG GTCATCAAGGagatgaccggcggcgacggcgccgactACTGCTTCGAGTGCATCGGCTCGGCCTCGGTCATGGCGGAGGCCTTCCAAAGCTCGCGAATG GGGTGGGGGAAGACGATCCTGCTCGGCGTGGTCAGCAACGCGGCGCCGATCGCCATACCGCCGCGCGACATCCTCCGGGGAAGATCGGTCGTCGGCTCGCTCTTCGGCGGGATCAAACCCAAGAACGACATCCCGATGCTGGCCCAGAAGTACCTGCACAAG gagctggagctggaggagTTCGTGACGCACCAGATGGGGTTCGACGAGATCAACGGGGCGTTGGAGCTGCTCACGCAGGGGAAGAGCCTCCGGTGCATCATCTGGATGGACGGCGCGAGGGAGAACGGGCGTGCGACGTGA